A genomic window from Brassica rapa cultivar Chiifu-401-42 unplaced genomic scaffold, CAAS_Brap_v3.01 Scaffold0495, whole genome shotgun sequence includes:
- the LOC117130483 gene encoding uncharacterized protein LOC117130483, whose product MNETPSSPISPKSIEAQVFTPIQKQQTVTEETYEATQPLTEIISANNKKEDTHAVHHTPSSPLSSLIALVIEENKNALSETETATQYFSTSEGEHTQSSRKNQAGENLKDTKEPTTELVSTDVSKTHPLTPQTQHLQTSEGDQSDETPSEQNQAEENLKDTTEPTTELVSTDVSKMPPITLQTEHLQTSAIDFSETNEVEVSRLLAHFQIGAEVEILSTDDEIWYPGKVVDLKLCEGLEELTVEYTTLFTDQHRLQKLQDTITADKIRPATPTSDQKSFEMMDKVEAFTTMAGAADKLAWYLVITHTRCVSILLWKLFYSNIQICEFIENGKMESGRWQIR is encoded by the exons acGGTAACAGAGGAAACGTATGAGGCTACACAGCCATTGACTGAGATCATTTCAGCAAACAATAAAAAG GAGGATACACATGCTGTGCATCACACACCTTCCTCTCCATTGTCTTCACTAATTGCACTAGTtattgaagaaaataagaatgctttg agtgagacagaaactgcgacccaatatttttctacaagtGAAGGAGAGCATACACAATCAAGCAGAAAGAATCAAGCAGGAGAAAATCTCAAGGATACTAAAGAACCTActactgagctagtttccacaGATGTTTCGAAGACACATCCTCTTACTCCGCAAACACAGCACCTTCAGACAAGTGAGGGAGATCAATCCGATGAGACACCATCAGAGCAGAATCAAGCAGAAGAAAATCTCAAGGATACTACAGAACCTActactgagctagtttccacaGATGTTTCGAAGATGCCGCCTATTACTCTGCAAACAGAGCATCTTCAGACAAGTGCTATAGATTTTTCAGAAACAAACGAG gTTGAAGTAAGCAGGCTTCTAGCTCACTTTCAAATAGGCGCAGAGGTTGAGATTTTGTCTACTGATGACGAAATATGGTATCCAGGAAAGGTTGTTGATCTTAAACTGTGTGAAGGACTAGAGGAGCTGACAGTTGAGTACACGACACTCTTCACAGACCAACATAGACTTCAGAAACTTCAGGATACTATCACGGCTGACAAAATACGTCCTGCAACACCAACTAGTGACCAAAAATCCTTTGAGATGATGGATAAGGTAGAAGCCTTTACAACAATGGCTGGAGCAGCGGACAAATTAGCATGGTACTTGGTGATAACACATACTCGGTGTGTCTCTATActtctatggaaactattctatTCAAACATTCAGATTTGCGAATTCATAGAGAATGGAAAGATGGAGTCTGGAAGATGGCAGATAAG gtga